DNA sequence from the Caulobacter segnis genome:
TCGCCAAATTCGCGATCGGCCAGGTCGTCCGGCACCGCATCTTCCCCTTCCGGGGCGTGGTGTTCGACGTCGACCCGGTGTTCGCCAATACCGAGGAGTGGTGGCAGTCCATCCCCGAGGACATCCGGCCGACCAAGGATCAGCCGTTCTACCACCTGCTGGCCGAGAACGACGACAACAGCTACGTCGCCTACGTGTCCGAGCAGAACCTGCTGCCCGACGACAGCGGTGAGCCCGTCGGCCACCCGCAGACCTCGGTGATCTTCGAGTCGTTCGACCACGGCCAGTACAAGCTTCGCCCCCGGATCTCGCACTAACTCGCAAAGTCCATCCGCCGACCCGCCCTTTTTGCGCAAACTGCGAACAGCTTTTGCGAAAATCGGGGCGTAGCGTCATCGCATGAGCGGAGATGGCTTTAGCAACGGGCCGCCCCCAGGCGCCCGCCCCGACTGGACGATCGATCAGGGCTGGGAGACCTATTCCCAGGCCGAGCATGACGTCTGGATCACCCTGTACGAGCGCCAGACCGACATGCTGCACGGCCGCGCCTGCGACGCGTTTCTGCGCGGTCTGGACGCGCTGGACCTGCACCGCACCGGCATCCCCGATTTCGCCCGCATCAACGAGGAGCTCCAGCGCCTGACCGGCTGGACCGTGGTGGCTGTGCCGGGCTTGGTGCCGGACGACGTCTTCTTCGACCACCTGGCCAATCGCCGCTTCCCGGCTGGCCAGTTCATCCGCAAGCCGCACGAGTTGGACTACCTGCAGGAACCGGACATCTTCCACGATGTCTTCGGCCACGTGCCCATGCTGACCGACCCCACCTTCGCCAACTACATGCAAGCCTATGGCCAGGGCGGCCAGCGGGCGCTTGGCTTGGGACGGCTGGCCAACCTGGCGCGGCTCTACTGGTACACGGTGGAGTTCGGCCTGATGAACACGCCGGCGGGCTTGCGCATCTACGGAGCCGGCATCGTCTCGTCGCGCACGGAATCGATCTTCGCTTTGGACGATCCCTCGCCAAACCGCATCGGCTTCGATCTGGAGCGCGTGATGCGCACCCTCTATCGGATCGACGACTTCCAGCAGGTCTATTTCGTGATCGACTCGATCCAGACCCTGCAGGAGGTGACGCTGCGCGACTTCGCCGCCCTCTATGAGCGCCTGGCCGGCGCCAGCGACATCGGCGTCGCCGAGATCCTTCCCGGCGACGCCGTCATCAGCCGCGGCACCCAGGCCTATGCGAAGGCCGGCGGGCGCTTGGCCGCGGCCTCAGCGGGCTGACCCTTCAGGCCGAACAGGATCCTCACGCCGGGAATGCGCCGCACGATCTCGTAGGTGGCGAAACAGCCGGCGAAGGTCGCCGCGACCAGGATCGCGCCCTCCAGGCCCTGCGGCAGGCCCAGCTTGGCCAAGTGATGGGCCATGACCACGATCAGGGTCTGGTGGACCAGGTAGAACGGAAAGACGCCCAGGGTCAGGTAGCGCAGGACCGGACCGCCCTTGGTCAGGTGCTTGGCGCCAAAGCCCAGGATGGCGACGATGGCGCACCAGGTGTCTGTCGCGAAGACGAAGCGCATGACGAGCTTCAGCTGCGGCGTCGGGATCGGCGCGTCGTGGCGATAGGTCCAGACATAGACGCTCCATGCCGCCCAGGCGGCGACGGCCAGGGCCAAGGCCGGCCAGCGCGCCGCGATCAGGCGGTCACGCAGGACCTCGGACTTGGCCAGGCCGAAGCCCAGCAGGAAGGCGCTGAACGACACGGCGTGGACATAATGGTCGCCGACCAGGGCGTGGGTCTCGCCATACTTGGCGTAGAGGGTGGCGCGCAGCATGCCCAGGAACAGGACCGGCCAGGCCAGCAGGCCGACGCCGCTCAGCAGCCGTTCGGCGGCGGCCTGGATGTGCTGGCCGGCCTTCTTCCAGACCAGCAGCATCAGCGCCAGGACCAGGGTGTAGAACAGCAGGTAGGCCACGAACCACATGTGGTTCCAGGTCGGGGTGACCAGGCACTCGCCGTCCATCCCGCACCAGTGGCCCGAGGCCGTGACGTAGCGAACCCAGAAGTTGTCGACCGACAGGCCGCTGCTTGGATGCGCGGTGATGTATTCGACCACCTGGTAGTAGGACTGGGGCGGCACGATCACGACCATCGCGAACAGCAGCGGCGGCAGCAGCCGGGCGACACGCGCGCCCGTCAGCTTTCCGACCGTGGTCTTGTCGGCCATGAACCGCGTCGCCGCGCCCGAGACCAGGAAGAGCAAGGTGAGCCGCCAGGGATTGGTCATCAGCATGAAGGGCATCAGCCCCTCGACGACGTGCGGCGTCTTCACGTGGAATTCCCACGGCACGTAGAACATGCCCGTATGGTAGAGGATCAGCAGGAAGAACGCGCCGATCCGAATCCAGTCGAGGTCGTAGCGCCGGTCGAGGGGTAAGGCGGTCGTGGTCATGAAGGGGCGTCCGGCTTGAAAGGCGATGCCAAGGACGTGCCCCGCGACGCCGCCGGCGGCCAAGCGGCCGGGGATCAGCGGTCGCTGGCCGGGACGACCGGAAAAGCATCAGGGACCAGCGGCGCTCTTTTCGGGATGACCGGCGAAGAGCGCCTATGGCTCGGTCGCGCCTGGATTCTCGGCGCCTGCCTTATCGCCGCGATCTCGGTGGTCAATGTGCTGACCATCCAGCACGACGCGCCCCGGCTGGGCGTGATCCGCCCGGCGATCTGGGAGAGCAGCAGCGCGCTGATCACCCTGTTCATCTTCGCCATTCCCGCCGCCATGGCGTTCTGGATGGCCCGGAACCGGCCACGTTGGTGGGTCGCTGTTCCGGCGCACCTGGTCGCGGTTTTCGTCTATTCGGTGCTGCACGTCTCGGGCTTCGTAGCCCTGCGCAAGTTCGGCCACGCCGCCCTCCTGCACGAGGGCTACGATTTCGGGCCGCTGTCGACCGAGTTCCCGTACGAGTTCCGCAAGGACATGATGTCGTACGGCCTGGCCACGATCATCTACTGGTTGGCCCTGCGCCGCAGCGCCCAGAAGCCGGCCGAGACACCGGCCCCACCCGCCACCTTCGACATCCAGGACGGCGCGCGGCTCATCCGGGTTCCCATCGGCGAGATCCTGGCCGTGCGCTCGGCCGGCAACTATGTCGAGTTCGTGCTGTCGGACGCGCGGCGGCCGCTGATGCGCTCGTCGCTGAGCGCTGTGAAGGACTGTTTGGCCATTCACGGCTTCGTACGCACCCACAAGTCCTGGCTGGTCAACCGGAACCGCGTCACGGGTCTGAAGCCCGAAGGCTCGGGCGACTACGCCATCGAGCTTGGCGAAGTCGAGGTCCCGCTGTCGCGGCGTTTTCCGCAGGCCCTCGCCACCCTGCGCGGCTAGAGCAGCATCCCCATCAGGATGTCGTCCTCGAACCGGCCGTCGGGCAGCCGCCCCCGCGCGACCTGCCGGCCTTCGTGCTGGAAACCGAGCCGCTCATAGAGCCGCACGGCGCCGGGATTGCCCGCCCCGGCCGCCAGCTCAATGCGCAGGATCGCCGGCTCCTGGGCTCGCGCCCAGCCGATCAGGGCCTCGAACAGCTTGGAGCCGATCCCCTGCCCTTGTCGGTCGGGATGCACCGCCACGGTCAACCCACCCAGCACGTGGGCGAACAGCGCCACGGTCTCGCGCTTGGCGTGGATCTCGCCGACGACGGTCGCGTCGGCTTCGACCGCGACCAGGCAGATGTCGCAGGCCAAGGCATAGTCGCCATAGTCGGGCGTCACCTCTTCCGGCGTGCGGGCCAGGGCGCCGGGCGTGACGGCGGCGGCCTTGTGCAAGGCGACGATGCCACTGCGGTCGGCCGGCGTGGCGGGTCGGACCGTGTAGCTCACGCGTCCCTCTGGAACGGATAGAAATCGCCGCCCAGGTCCAGGATCTGGCTCAGTTCGTCCAGCGCCTCGCGGCTTTCGGTCAGCAGCAGCGGGTCGGCGAGGTCCGCCGGCGCCAGACTGTCGCGATAGCGGCGCGTGACCCAGTCGGCCAGCGTCGTGTGCAGGCCCGGCGTGAAGCGCTGGGCCGGATTGGCCGCGTCCAGTTCGGCCTCGGTCAGCACCACCCGCAGGCGCAGACAGGCCGGCCCGCCGCCGTTTCTCATGCTCTGGCGGACGTCGACATACTCCACCCGGCCGATCGGGCCATTGGACGAGGCCAGGCTCTCGGCCACGGCGAAGGCGCGCGGATTGTCCCGCGTCTCGGCCGGAGCCAGCAGCACCAGGCGATCCTCGCCGGGCGCGACCAGCAGCTGCGAATTGAACAGGTAGCTGGCCACCAGATCGGCCATCGGCAGGTCGGCTTCGGAGACCTCGACAAAGGCCGGCTCGAACAGATCCCCAGCCGCGGCGCGCACCTGGCGCTCCATGCCGGCGCGATCCTCGAAAGCGCGCTCGTGGAAGAACAGGCACTCGCGCGTGCCGACACAGACGACGTCGTTGTGGAAGGCCCCGCCCTCGATCGCCGCCTTGCCCTGTTGCGGAAAGACCGCGCGCGCCACGCCGTGGCGGCGCTGTATCGCCTCGAAGGCCTCGCGGGTCTGGCGGGCCGGAAACTTGCCGTCCCAGCGCTCCCAGGCCTCACGCCCCCAGACGAACAGGTTGACGCCCGGCGCGCCGTGTTCGGCGCAGAGACGGACGTGGTTGGCCGCGCCCTCGTCGGCGAAGTGTGGCTGGGCCGGCAGTGGATCATGGACGGCGAAGCGGCGCTCGTCCGGAAACAGGCGGCGCAGCGAACGGGTGGTCTGCGGTCCTTCCAGGCTGCGATGCAGGTTGGTCAGCAGGTTGGCCGGCGTGAAGTGGACGCGGCCATCGGCCGTGTCTGCGCTGGGCGTCACCGTGGCGGCGTTGGCGGCCCACATGGGCGAAGCCGAGCAAGCGGCGGCGGCCAGGGCCGGCGCATCCTTCCAGGCCGCCGCGATCACCGCCTCGTCCGGACCCGAAAAGCCCAGAGACTTCAAGAGATTTACATCCGGACGCTCATGCGGCGGCAGCACGAATTGCGGCAGGCCCAGGTCCGACAACCGGCGCATCTTGGACAGCCCTTCCAGCGCCGCGCCGCGCGGGTTGGAGACCTCGCCGGCGTTCCTGGTGCTGGCCAGGTTGCCGGGCGAGAGGCCGACATAGCTGTGGGTTGGCCCGACCAGGCCGTCGCAATTGGCTTCATAGGCCGAGCTCATGCCCGCAGCCCCTTGATGTCCTTGGACGTATCCAGCACCGCCTCGGCCTCGAAGCTGGCCACCGGATAGGCGCAGTAGTCGGCGGCGTAGTAGGCGCTGGGCCGATGATTGCCCGAGGCCCCCAGACCGCCGAACGGCATCGAGCCGGCGGCGCCCGTGGTGGGTCGGTTCCAGTTGACGACGCCCGCGCGGATGCGATTCAGAAACTGCTCCCAACGCTGTGATTCATTGGAAATAAGGCCCGCAGAAAGGCCATAGCGCGTGGCGTTGGCGGCCTTCAGGGCGTCGTCGAAGTTCGCCACGCGGCGTACCTGCAGCCACGGGGCGAACAGTTCCTCGTCGGGCGTATCGACGCCAGTGACGTCCACGAGCCCGGGGGTCACGAACGCCTCGCTCAATCCCTCGATCGAACCCAGCGACCGGATCCGATCGCCGCCCATGGTGTCGGCCGTCGCGCGAGCGGCCCTGGCGGCGCGGGCCGAGATCAGCGGGCCCATGAAGGCCTCGCCCTCGCCGTTCCAGGCGCCGATCGACAAGCGTTCGGCGAGGCCCGCCGTCGCCGCGATCACCGCCTTGCCGAAGGCGTCGTCCGGCACGATCAGCCGCCGCGCGCACGAGCAGCGCTGGCCGGTGGTGATGAAGGCTGACTGCACGACCAGCGCCGCGACGGCCTCCGCGTCGTCGGCGTCCCAGACCACCAGCGGGTTGTTGCCGCCCAGCTCCAGGGCCAGGATCACGTCGGGCCGGTCGGCGAAGTGCCGGCGGAAGAAGGTTCCCGCCGCGGCCGAGCCGGTGAACAGCAGGCCGTCGATCTGCTGGTTGATCAGGGCCTGGCCGGTCTCGCGACCGCCCTGGACCAGATTGGCGACGCCCGCGGGAACGCCGGCCGCTTCCAGGGCCTCGACCATCAGCTGACCGGCCAGGGGCGTCTCTTCCGAGGGCTTGAAAACGACCGTGTCGCCCGCCAGCAGCGCCGGCACGATGTGGCCATTGGGCAGGTGGCCGGGGAAGTTGAACGGCCCGAGCACCGCCATGACGCCATGGGCGCGGTGGCGCAGCACGGCGCGGCCGAACGGCATGGCGGTCTCGGTGACGCCGGTCCGCTCGTCGTAGGCCTTGATCGACAGATCGACCTTGCCCGCCATCGAGGCGAGCTCAGCCTTGGTCTCCCACAGCGCCTTGCCGGTCTCGCGGCTCAAGGCTTCAGCGAAGGCGGCGGTGCGTTCGACCAGGATCTCCTTGTAGCGGCGCAGGACCGCGATCCGCGCCTCGCGCGGCCGGTCGGCCCAATCGGGAAAGGCCCGGTGGCCCGCGGCCACGGCTTCGGCGACGTCGGCCTCGCCAGCCGTCGCCTCACGCCAGACGACCTGGCCTGTCGCGGGATCAGTCGAGACCAGTTCCGGGCCCTGCCCCGAACGCCACTTGCCGTCGATATAGAGCCCGCTCATGCCTTCACCCGCACCATCTCGCCTTCGCCCACGCCCAGGGCCTGCGCCGCCTCTCGCGCCAGGATCGCGGTCTCGCCATCGATCAGCACCGGCGCCCGCACGGCCCGGAAACGGGCGACGGCGCCCGTGGAGACCAGGGCCTCCTCGCCAAAAGCGTCCTCGCCGATCCTCACCCGCAGGCTTCGCGCATCGCGCACGGTCTTGATGTCGTCGCGACGCGCCGCGACGGTGGGTCCCGCGTCGAAGATGTCGATCAGGCCCTCGTACCGGAAGCCCTCGGCCTCCAGCATGGCCCGCGCCGCCTCGCCTTCGCGATGGACGCGACCCAGCACCTGGCTGGCCTCCTGGGGCAACAGCTCGGCATAGATCGGGTGGCGTGGCGCCAGGTCCAGGATGAACTGGCCGTCGGTCGAGGCGCTCATCATGTCGGCCTCGTCGAACTCCAGGCGGAAGAACTTGCTGGCCACATGGTCCCAGAACGGACAGCCGCCGTCCTCGTCGAACCAGCCCCGCAGCTCGGCCAGCACCATCTCGGCGAAACGCTGGGGCTCCAGGCCGATCAGCATGTAGCGCGACTGGGCCAGCAGACGCCCCGCCCCGCCCTTGCGCCGCTCCGGCCGCAGGAACAGCGAACCGACCTCCGACCACCCTGCGCACTCGTTGACCAGCACCAGGGCTCGGTGGTCGAAGCGCTTTTCCAGGGTCGGCGACGATTGGGCCAGGGTGACCACCCGAAACGAGAAGTGCGGTCGTTTGAGACCCACGCCGGCCTTGACCCCGGCGACGCCGATCACGTCGCTGGTCTCCAGGTCCTCCAACATCAGGGTGTACCAAGCCTCGGGTGGCGCGACGCCGGCCTGGAAGCTGGCTTCCGACAGGGCCAAGCGCGCCCGCAGAGTGGGCTCGTCCTCGGGCAGGCTGGTAAAGCCGCGCCCGGACAACATGGCAAGCTCCATCAAGGCGTCGAAGTCAGCGGAACCGGCGGGACGGACGACGAGCATTCAGTGGGTCTCCATAGCCGCGCGGATCGCTCTGGCGTCGATCTCGCCGCTGGCCAGTTTCATCAGGATCAGGGCCGAGAGCTGGGCGCGCTCGACGAAACTTTCGGGAAAGGCGTGCTCGGCCTCGCTGTGGATGTCACCGCCGCGCACGCCCAGGGTATCGACATTGGGCAGGCCCGAGGCGAACAGGTTGTTGCCCTCGCAGACCCCGCCGGACGGCTTCCAGGCGATGTCCTGGCCCAGCAACGCCCCAACATCCTTCACCGCGCCGAACAACCGCTGCTGGGCGGCGTTGAAGGGCTTGGCTCCTCGGGTGATCAGGCCGTGCAGGTGGGCGTGAAGGTCGTCACCGATCTCGCCGACGATCCGGGCGACCTCGCCCTCGAACCAGGCGGCGGCCTCGGCTTCGGGGAAGCGGACGTTGAAACGGACCACAGCAACGTCCGGCACCATGTTCAGAGGCGCGCCGCCATCGATCCGGGCGACATTGATGGTGACGCCGTCGCGCCGGCCGTTCAGCCCATGCAGCTTTTCGGCCACCCGCGCCGCGCCGATCACCGCGTTGCGGCCAGCGGCGAAGTCGCGACCGGCGTGGGCCGCGCGGCCGTGGATGACGATGTGGAAATTGCCGGAGCCTTTGCGCGCCGAGGCCAGGGCCCCGTCGGCCAGGGCCGGCTCGTAGGTCAGGCCCACATGTCCCCGCCGCGCGAAGTCGGAAAGAACCGGACCGGAGGCGATCGAGCCGATCTCTTCGTCGGGCGACAGCAGGACGCGGTAGCCGACATTGGCGGCTTCGGGGCAGCGCTCGAACGCCTCCAGCGCCGCCAGCATGACCGAGATGCCGCCTTTCATGTCGGCGATGCCCGGACCATGCAACGCGCCGTCGGGACGGGTGCGGACGATCTTGAACGGGCTCGTCTCGGGATAGACCGTGTCGTAGTGACCGGTCAGCACGACCTGGACCGGGGCCTCGGGCCGCACGACCACGGCCAGGGACGGCGGATGCTGGAATTCGGTCTCACGGCCGTCGGCGGCGACCTCCCGCGAGGGCGACAGCGGCACGTCGATCGGCGCGGCCGGCAGACGCGCGGCTGCGTCGAGCAGGATTTGCCTCTGGCGCTCCAGGCCCGCCAAATGGCGGCTGCCGGAGTTTATCGCGCACCAGTCCACGGCGCGGTCGACGATCTGGCCGCCGTCGCGCGCGATGTGATCCAGAACCGCGCGATCTTCTGAATTGAGACGCATGACAAGCCGGTCCTCCCTCAGTCACAATAACCAAGGGCCGCGGGCAATTCGTGCTCACCTCGACCGAGGTAACCGATGTCCCGCGCAACAGCCTTGCTGTCTTAGTAGTCTTTTCTCCAGCGGACGGAAAGCTTGGCGTCGTTCTGGCCGCCGATCCGGGAGACCAGCGACAGAGTCCGGCGAATCCGCCACTCGACCTGGGCGGCGGGTCCCTCACGGCCGCCGCCGATGATCTCCAGATAGACGTCGTCGGTCACGTACTTGCCGCCCGACACCGTCATGCCCGTGGCGCTCTCGGCGAAGGCTAGGCGATCCAGGCGCGCGAAGCTCCGCAGGTTGCCGATCACGTCGAAGCCGCCGCCGCCGGCCAGGGACGCCAGCGCGGAAGCCAGCTGGGCGGCCTCGATCGGCGATAGCTGCGCCGCCGACGAGCCGAAGAGCACCTGGCTCAGCACTTCGTCGCTGGGCAGTTCGGGCTTGGAGGTCAGGGTGATCTCGGGCTTGGCCGCCGTGCCTTGGATCTTGACCACCGCCGTCAGCGAGGAGTCCTCGCGAGTGGCCGACAGGTCCAGGCGGATGCGGTCCAGCTGACTGGACAGATAGACCGTGCCGTCGTCGTCGAACTCGAACCGCTTGCCGGCGAAGTCATACTCGCCGCGCACCACGCGGGCCACGCCGCTCAGGGCCGGCGCCAGCGAGGTGCCGCCGACATGGGCGTTGAGCGACAGCTCGACGTCCAGTCCGCGACCGCGCACGAACACCCGGCGCGGAGCCTTCAGGTCCAGGTCCAGGATCATGCCGCCGGTGGTCGCGCGGCGCTGAAGGCCCTGGTCCAGATCCTGCGGGCGGTTGCGCTCGATCACGTCCATCGCCACGACGCCGGCGGGCGTCTTGCTCTGGGCCGAGACATCGGCGCGGTCGATGGTCACCGCCCCGGCCAGCTTGATCTTGCCATCGGCGGAGCGGTTGACGGTCGCCGAACCCGTGGCCACGGCCGAGGCCAGGTCGTTATCGATCAGGCGGAAGCCCTTCAGGTCCAGCTTGAAGCTGCCGACGCCGTCGCGGGCCAGGCTGATCCGCCCCGCGCCCGAGATCGAACCGCCCTGCCCGTCCTCGCCGATGGCCTGGCTGACGTCGATGGCGTTGTCGGCCATGGCCGAGCGCAGGGTGACATTTTTCAGACGCAGCCCCGTCTGGCCGTCCTCGAAGCCGCCGTCGTCCAGCGTCGCCGAGCCGATCAGGCGTGGATCGGCCAGGGTGCCGCCCAGGCTGGCCTGCAGGTTGATGCGCCCCGACAGCGAGCGGTCGGCCCCCATCAGCAGGTTCCACAGCGGCTTGATCTCACCCTGGGCCGAGAACCGCCCTTGCACGCCGCGCTTCTTGTCGACCATCAAGCGCAGCGGCCGGGCGGAGGCCTCGACCGGCAGGACGAGGTTGGCCTCGGCCTTCAGGCCCTGGCTGTTGTCGCCGTCGGCGACGATGGTCAGACGGCTGTCGGTCAAGTCGCCATGGATCTTGGCGTTCAGGGACTGGTCGATCCTGGCGCCGCGCTCGCGGGCGTTGGCCAGGCGCATGTCGAAGTCGCCGGTCAGGGTCTGCCCCTCGCCGCGCAAATTGAACGACCCGTCGATATCGCCGTCCAGATCGGGGTTGAAAGCGGTAATGGCTACGTCCGTCAGCTCCGCCTTGAGCATCGCCGTCGCCCCGCCCAGATCGGCGTCGACATCGGCGCGGCCCTTGTCGATCGCCAGGCGGAGGCGGGCCTGAGTCGGGCCGTCGCCAAAGCGGACCTTGGCCGTCTCGCGGGTCTTGATCTCGGTTCGGCCCAGGCGGCCGGCGGCGTCCAGGGAAAGGTCATAGAGCTTGCCGGTCTGGGCCAGTTGGCCCGTTCCGCCGAACCGCCAACGCCCTCCAGGCGCATCGCCCCGCGCGTCGATCGACAATGGCAGGCGCGCCAGGGGACCGTCGGCCTTGATCCGGGCCGAGCGCACCTTCCAGGCCCCGAACGCCACCTCCTCGGCCGTCAGGTCCAGGGTCGCCGCCGCCGAACCGCCGCCAGGCGCGTCGACCAGCTTGGCCGAGCCCTTTACCTGGCCTTGCGGCAGGAACGCGCCGGGACCGATGGCGACAGCCAGGTCCGCCGTGGCCGGCAGGCCGTCGCGCAGGGACATCGCCCCCTTGGCCTTGGCCCCGCCGGCGTCGACGTCCAGTTCGCTGAGCTCGACGCCGCCTGGCGAGAAGCGGAAGGCCGTGCGGCCCCGCGCCGGACCGTAGGCGCTGTCGGCCTGCAGCGCCGCGACGCCGTCGGTGGCGTTGGGCCCGCGCGCGAAGGTCAAGGTCAGATGCGCCTTGGTCAGCGGCAACCTGGGCAGATCGATGCTGTCGAAGTCGGCGTTCAGTTCGGCTTTCGGGGCCGACAGCGTCCCGCCGACGTGGCCGTCGCCAGCCGCCTTGCCCGCGACCTCGACGGGCCCGGCGCTGAATGGGCCCGAGGCGGTCCAGTCCAGTTTGAAGTCCAGGCCCAGGCCTTGGGCGATCATCCTGCCCGAAGTGCGCAGACTGGCGTTCGTCCCATCCAGCTTGGCGTCGGCGACCGACAGAACTCCGTCGTTCCAGCTGGCCTTGCCGTTCAGGCGCGGGGTCGCGCCCAGCAGGCGGTCGATCTCGGCATAGCCGGTGGCGAAGTTGGCGGCGCGGCTGTCGACCGTGAAACCCCACGGACGATTGGCGAAGCTGGAGGCCGTCCACTTGGCCGTGAGCGAGCCCTTGGCGCCCGGACGCACCGGACCCAGGCTGGCGACCTTCATCTCGCCGTCGAACGACAGGCCGCCCAGCACGCCACGCTCGCCCTTGCCGGTGACGATCAGGTTGGGCGCGTCGATGCGGGCGGCCTTGATCAGGAAACGACCGCCCTTGACGCGCGCGCCTTCAAAGCTCGCCTTGGGGCTGGCGCCCAGCACGGCCAGAAGACCCGTGCCGCCGCCGCCCGAGGTGGTCGCCTGGGCCTTGATCTCCAGTTCGCCCTTGGCCCAGCGGACCAGCGCCGGCCCCTTGGCGCGCTTGAGGCGGTAACCCAGCAGCTCCAGGTCGGCGACATCCGCGCTCCCCTCGACCGAGAACCCGCCGTCCTCCAGGCGGAAGACGCCATCGGCAAGGCCCAGGCCCATCTGCGGGATGGTGACGATCCGCTTCAACGCACCGATGCGGGCCGTGAAGGCGATCCCGTCTGGACCGGTGCGGCGCTTGGCCAGGTCGGCGAGAC
Encoded proteins:
- a CDS encoding translocation/assembly module TamB domain-containing protein — encoded protein: MKAAKKIGWGGALLIASAILAAILIVMAGGLRFAPITPQGRMFLEARASGLKLGRIGKLHIEGLSGDIWKDFGVRRLTITDEKGVWLEAHDIRVAWRATELFGRRFHAERIDARDVIVLRRPTMAPKGPKSSAAPVSVDLDAFRFRLITRAAFSGRDGDFDVGGDYEMARLGGQKGKLVVASRQHAGDHLNLDFDLGRSKTLRLNADATEANGGAIAGALGLPADRSFDLKAKADGTISRAAFNVLARSGDTTPLQADGAWNEQGGSARGRLDLGASRWTQRLKRMFGPEANFTIDGKKATKDGLSALNLEIRAENLTLQGHGLADLAKRRTGPDGIAFTARIGALKRIVTIPQMGLGLADGVFRLEDGGFSVEGSADVADLELLGYRLKRAKGPALVRWAKGELEIKAQATTSGGGGTGLLAVLGASPKASFEGARVKGGRFLIKAARIDAPNLIVTGKGERGVLGGLSFDGEMKVASLGPVRPGAKGSLTAKWTASSFANRPWGFTVDSRAANFATGYAEIDRLLGATPRLNGKASWNDGVLSVADAKLDGTNASLRTSGRMIAQGLGLDFKLDWTASGPFSAGPVEVAGKAAGDGHVGGTLSAPKAELNADFDSIDLPRLPLTKAHLTLTFARGPNATDGVAALQADSAYGPARGRTAFRFSPGGVELSELDVDAGGAKAKGAMSLRDGLPATADLAVAIGPGAFLPQGQVKGSAKLVDAPGGGSAAATLDLTAEEVAFGAWKVRSARIKADGPLARLPLSIDARGDAPGGRWRFGGTGQLAQTGKLYDLSLDAAGRLGRTEIKTRETAKVRFGDGPTQARLRLAIDKGRADVDADLGGATAMLKAELTDVAITAFNPDLDGDIDGSFNLRGEGQTLTGDFDMRLANARERGARIDQSLNAKIHGDLTDSRLTIVADGDNSQGLKAEANLVLPVEASARPLRLMVDKKRGVQGRFSAQGEIKPLWNLLMGADRSLSGRINLQASLGGTLADPRLIGSATLDDGGFEDGQTGLRLKNVTLRSAMADNAIDVSQAIGEDGQGGSISGAGRISLARDGVGSFKLDLKGFRLIDNDLASAVATGSATVNRSADGKIKLAGAVTIDRADVSAQSKTPAGVVAMDVIERNRPQDLDQGLQRRATTGGMILDLDLKAPRRVFVRGRGLDVELSLNAHVGGTSLAPALSGVARVVRGEYDFAGKRFEFDDDGTVYLSSQLDRIRLDLSATREDSSLTAVVKIQGTAAKPEITLTSKPELPSDEVLSQVLFGSSAAQLSPIEAAQLASALASLAGGGGFDVIGNLRSFARLDRLAFAESATGMTVSGGKYVTDDVYLEIIGGGREGPAAQVEWRIRRTLSLVSRIGGQNDAKLSVRWRKDY